In one window of Nocardiopsis aegyptia DNA:
- a CDS encoding TetR/AcrR family transcriptional regulator, with translation MAARVFNERGYDGTSMEDLARALGVTKSAIYHHVTGKTELLRRSLDLALDALFAVTREDASTSGPAIDRLENVLRGSVRVLVEELPHVTLLLRVRGNTEVEQHALARRREFDHLVAGLVREGIAAGEIRDDVDPAIAARLLFGMVNSIVEWYRPDRGLDADELAESLSRMAFEGLRA, from the coding sequence GTGGCCGCCCGCGTGTTCAACGAACGCGGGTACGACGGCACGAGCATGGAGGATCTGGCCCGCGCCCTGGGCGTGACCAAGTCCGCGATCTACCACCACGTCACCGGCAAGACCGAACTGCTGCGGCGCTCCCTGGACCTGGCGCTGGACGCCCTGTTCGCGGTCACCCGCGAGGACGCCTCCACCAGCGGCCCGGCCATCGACCGCCTGGAGAACGTCCTGCGGGGCAGCGTCCGTGTCCTGGTCGAGGAACTGCCGCACGTCACCCTGCTGCTGCGCGTGCGCGGCAACACGGAGGTCGAGCAGCACGCCCTGGCCCGCCGCCGCGAGTTCGACCACCTCGTCGCCGGGCTCGTGCGCGAGGGCATCGCCGCGGGGGAGATCCGGGACGACGTGGACCCGGCGATCGCCGCGCGCCTGCTGTTCGGCATGGTGAACTCGATCGTGGAGTGGTACCGCCCGGACCGGGGCCTGGACGCCGACGAACTCGCCGAGTCCCTCTCCCGCATGGCCTTCGAAGGTCTGCGCGCGTAG
- a CDS encoding carbonic anhydrase, with translation MAITRRNALRASLVGGVGAAAAAAVPASAWADPTGTPHAEDPATALRLLKRGNERWREYCSRHPHEGRGRRAQLVEGQNPFACVLGCADSRVPPELVFDQGLGDLFTIRSAGQVLDGSVLGSLSYAAHIDVPLIVVMGHQSCGAVTAAVEAHETGALPEGHIGFLVEQILEVVESTPDDGEDFIDDCVRANAVHIAEQLRQDADLREKVDAGRLEIVPARYDLETSEVVWL, from the coding sequence ATGGCCATCACACGCCGAAACGCCTTACGAGCCTCCCTGGTCGGCGGGGTCGGAGCAGCCGCGGCCGCCGCGGTGCCCGCGTCCGCCTGGGCCGATCCGACAGGCACACCGCACGCCGAGGACCCCGCCACCGCGCTGCGCCTGCTCAAGCGGGGCAACGAGCGCTGGCGCGAGTACTGCTCCCGCCACCCCCACGAGGGGCGGGGCCGCCGGGCGCAGCTCGTCGAGGGTCAGAACCCGTTCGCCTGCGTCCTCGGCTGCGCCGACTCGCGGGTGCCGCCGGAGCTGGTGTTCGACCAGGGGCTCGGCGACCTGTTCACCATCCGCTCCGCCGGGCAGGTCCTGGACGGGTCGGTGCTGGGCAGCCTGAGCTACGCCGCGCACATCGACGTGCCCCTCATCGTCGTCATGGGCCACCAGTCGTGCGGCGCGGTCACCGCCGCCGTCGAGGCGCACGAGACCGGCGCCCTGCCCGAGGGCCACATCGGCTTCCTCGTCGAGCAGATCCTGGAGGTCGTCGAGTCCACGCCCGACGACGGCGAGGACTTCATCGACGACTGCGTGCGGGCCAACGCCGTCCACATCGCCGAACAGCTGCGCCAGGACGCCGACCTGCGCGAGAAGGTCGACGCCGGACGCCTGGAGATCGTCCCGGCGCGCTACGACCTGGAGACGTCGGAGGTCGTCTGGCTGTGA
- a CDS encoding sugar phosphate isomerase/epimerase family protein, producing the protein MPRPVTLFTGQWADLPFEELCSLASSWGYDGLEIACWGDHLDVTRAAVDDAYVRERLEILERHGLRVWAISNHLLGQAVCDDPIDQRHRDILPDRVWGDGDPEGVRRRAAEEMRTTARAAARMGVSTVVGFTGSAIWKYVAMFPPVGEDVIEAGYQDFADRWNPILDVFDEVGVRFAHEVHPSEIAYDYWSTERALEAVGRRPAFGLNWDPSHMVWQDIDPAGFLWDFRDRIYHVDCKDTRRRTGNGRNGRLGSHLPWGDPRRGWDFVSTGHGDVPWEDCFRTLNAIGYEGPVSVEWEDAGMDRLVGAAEAVDFVRAHAYDPPEASFDAAFGGREEGA; encoded by the coding sequence ATGCCGCGACCCGTCACCCTGTTCACCGGCCAGTGGGCCGACCTGCCGTTCGAGGAGCTGTGCTCCCTGGCCTCCTCCTGGGGGTACGACGGCCTGGAGATCGCCTGTTGGGGCGACCACCTGGACGTCACCCGCGCCGCCGTGGACGACGCGTACGTGCGGGAGAGGCTGGAGATCCTGGAGCGCCACGGGCTCCGGGTGTGGGCGATCTCCAACCACCTGCTCGGCCAGGCCGTGTGCGACGACCCCATCGACCAGCGCCACCGCGACATCCTGCCCGACCGGGTGTGGGGCGACGGCGACCCCGAGGGCGTGCGCCGACGGGCGGCCGAGGAGATGCGCACGACCGCCCGGGCGGCGGCCCGGATGGGCGTGTCCACGGTGGTGGGCTTCACCGGCAGCGCGATCTGGAAGTACGTCGCGATGTTCCCGCCGGTGGGCGAGGACGTGATCGAGGCGGGCTACCAGGACTTCGCCGACCGCTGGAACCCGATCCTGGACGTGTTCGACGAGGTGGGCGTGCGCTTCGCCCACGAGGTCCACCCCTCGGAGATCGCCTACGACTACTGGTCCACCGAGCGGGCCCTGGAGGCGGTGGGGCGCCGTCCGGCCTTCGGGCTGAACTGGGACCCCAGCCACATGGTGTGGCAGGACATCGACCCGGCGGGCTTCCTGTGGGACTTCCGGGACCGGATCTACCACGTGGACTGCAAGGACACCCGCAGGCGGACGGGCAACGGGCGCAACGGGCGGCTGGGTTCGCACCTGCCGTGGGGCGACCCGCGGCGGGGCTGGGACTTCGTATCGACCGGGCACGGGGACGTGCCGTGGGAGGACTGCTTCCGCACGCTGAACGCGATCGGCTACGAGGGCCCGGTGTCGGTGGAGTGGGAGGACGCCGGGATGGACCGGCTGGTGGGTGCCGCCGAGGCCGTGGACTTCGTGCGCGCCCACGCCTACGACCCGCCGGAGGCGAGCTTCGACGCCGCCTTCGGCGGCCGGGAGGAGGGCGCGTAG
- a CDS encoding sugar phosphate isomerase/epimerase family protein, translating to MRALGVNTWVWTSPLTDVALERIAPRVAEWGFDAIELPVENAGDWDPRRARDLLDGLGLTASVVLVMGPGRELVATGPGTRANTQDYLRRVVDAAAGVGSPVIAGPAYASVGRTWRMSESERAGVYAELTDALAPVVDHAAAAGVRVAVEPLNRYETSVLNTVDQAMTALADLPARHCGLALDVYHLNIEERDVAAAVDRAAPRLHHVQVCANDRGAPGADHLDWPGITAALDRAGYTGPLVIESFTADNASIATAASVWRPLAETQDALAVDGLAFLRSLPDPAVPTRP from the coding sequence ATGCGCGCGCTGGGGGTCAACACCTGGGTGTGGACGTCACCGCTGACCGACGTGGCGCTGGAGCGCATCGCGCCCCGTGTGGCGGAGTGGGGGTTCGACGCGATCGAACTGCCGGTGGAGAACGCCGGCGACTGGGACCCCCGGCGCGCCCGCGACCTGCTGGACGGGTTGGGCCTGACGGCCTCCGTCGTGCTGGTGATGGGGCCCGGCCGTGAGCTGGTGGCGACCGGGCCCGGGACCCGCGCGAACACCCAGGACTACCTGCGCCGGGTGGTGGACGCGGCGGCCGGGGTCGGCTCGCCCGTCATCGCAGGCCCCGCCTACGCCTCGGTCGGCCGGACCTGGCGGATGTCCGAGTCCGAACGGGCCGGGGTCTACGCCGAGCTGACCGACGCGCTGGCGCCCGTGGTCGACCACGCCGCGGCGGCGGGCGTGCGCGTGGCCGTCGAACCCCTCAACCGGTACGAGACCAGCGTCCTCAACACGGTCGACCAGGCCATGACAGCCCTGGCCGACCTGCCCGCGCGGCACTGCGGGCTGGCCCTGGACGTGTACCACCTCAACATCGAGGAGCGGGACGTGGCCGCCGCCGTCGACCGGGCCGCCCCGCGCCTGCACCACGTCCAGGTGTGCGCCAACGACCGGGGCGCACCCGGCGCCGACCACCTGGACTGGCCCGGGATCACGGCCGCGCTGGACCGGGCCGGGTACACGGGCCCCCTGGTCATCGAGTCGTTCACCGCCGACAACGCGAGCATCGCCACGGCCGCCTCCGTGTGGCGGCCCCTGGCGGAGACCCAGGACGCCCTCGCCGTGGACGGCCTGGCGTTCCTGCGCTCCCTGCCGGACCCGGCCGTGCCGACCCGTCCCTGA
- a CDS encoding substrate-binding domain-containing protein, translating into MRVPPALLAGAAGLALVLSACTTDTPDDDAAEGAGLTPDEEWFDQEEFDTQLAQRDITPEGDPEQPWLQAIEPEWTDTSEFAIDDPGDATVCFSNASVSNPWRVTGFITMEQQVEALQDEGRIGEFRVSDAADDDNQQISDIQAFVDAGDCDAIIISPSTTATLTPAVETACESGVPVIVFDRGVNTDCMVTFIHPIGGYAYGADAAEFLVDELEPGSTVLALRILPGVDVLEHRWAAAQTIFDDSELEVLGFEFTGGDGAQIKDLVSQHLQRGSVDGIWMDAGDGAVAGLEAFEDAGQPYPVIAGEDELSFMRKWDEEDITAIAPVYSNFQWRTPVLAASMILAGEEVPSEWVLPQEPIREEELQDYLERNADMPSLHYAKFGGEDLPGFPEAWTDR; encoded by the coding sequence ATGCGCGTTCCCCCTGCGCTCCTGGCCGGCGCCGCCGGCCTGGCCCTGGTCCTCAGTGCGTGTACGACCGACACCCCCGACGACGACGCGGCCGAGGGCGCCGGCCTCACCCCGGACGAGGAGTGGTTCGACCAGGAGGAGTTCGACACCCAGCTCGCCCAGCGCGACATCACGCCCGAGGGCGACCCCGAGCAGCCCTGGCTGCAGGCGATCGAGCCCGAGTGGACCGACACGAGCGAGTTCGCCATCGACGATCCGGGCGACGCCACCGTGTGCTTCTCCAACGCCTCGGTGTCCAACCCGTGGCGCGTCACCGGCTTCATCACCATGGAGCAGCAGGTGGAGGCGCTCCAGGACGAGGGCCGCATCGGCGAGTTCCGGGTCTCCGACGCCGCCGACGACGACAACCAGCAGATCTCCGACATCCAGGCGTTCGTGGACGCCGGCGACTGCGACGCCATCATCATCTCGCCGTCCACCACGGCCACCCTCACCCCCGCCGTGGAGACCGCGTGTGAGAGCGGGGTCCCGGTCATCGTCTTCGACCGCGGGGTCAACACCGACTGCATGGTCACCTTCATCCACCCCATCGGCGGCTACGCCTACGGCGCCGACGCCGCGGAGTTCCTGGTGGACGAGCTGGAGCCGGGCTCGACCGTCCTGGCCCTGCGCATCCTCCCCGGGGTCGACGTGCTCGAACACCGCTGGGCGGCGGCCCAGACCATCTTCGACGACAGTGAGCTGGAGGTCCTCGGCTTCGAGTTCACCGGGGGCGACGGCGCCCAGATCAAGGACCTGGTGTCCCAGCACCTGCAGCGCGGGTCGGTCGACGGCATCTGGATGGACGCGGGCGACGGCGCGGTCGCGGGACTGGAGGCCTTCGAGGATGCCGGACAGCCGTACCCGGTCATCGCCGGCGAGGACGAGCTGAGCTTCATGCGCAAGTGGGACGAGGAGGACATCACGGCGATCGCCCCCGTCTACTCCAACTTCCAGTGGCGGACGCCGGTCCTGGCCGCGAGCATGATCCTGGCGGGCGAGGAGGTCCCCTCGGAGTGGGTCCTGCCGCAGGAGCCGATCCGCGAGGAGGAGCTCCAGGACTACCTGGAGCGCAACGCGGACATGCCGTCCCTGCACTACGCGAAGTTCGGCGGCGAGGACCTGCCGGGCTTCCCCGAGGCCTGGACGGACCGCTAG
- a CDS encoding ABC transporter permease, whose amino-acid sequence MTAPASPTPSAPPPAPEADARRRPRLGALSSLPRGGTATVALILLLIFVVIATQNPSFFEGPPLMGFGKKAAPLVILAVGQYLVIVSGEFDLSVGSLVGAQVVIAARLIDGDEAMTWPVLALMAGFGLVVGLVNGLVTTLLRVPSIITTLGTMLVLFGAVRFWTGGAPTGALSEAFRVPGRNGIENVPVLYQIPWALLIAVAVVVAGVLLMRSPYGRTLMATGDNDTAAAFSGVRVWSVRTLAFVASSLLATLAAVLIGGYAGVTAQVGQGLEFTAITAVVLGGVVLGGGRGTVLAAALGALTVEALFTLFNQLYLPSTIQPAAQGLIIIAAVAYASRRGELRLPGRPRRRPDHPTEHTLGSSRR is encoded by the coding sequence ATGACCGCCCCCGCCTCCCCGACGCCGTCCGCCCCGCCGCCCGCCCCCGAGGCGGACGCGCGGCGCCGCCCGCGCCTGGGCGCGCTGTCCTCGCTGCCCAGGGGCGGTACGGCGACGGTCGCGCTGATCCTGCTGCTGATCTTCGTCGTCATCGCCACCCAGAACCCGTCGTTCTTCGAGGGTCCGCCGCTGATGGGCTTCGGCAAGAAGGCCGCCCCGCTGGTGATCCTCGCGGTCGGCCAGTACCTGGTGATCGTCTCCGGTGAGTTCGACCTGTCGGTCGGCTCGCTGGTGGGCGCCCAGGTGGTGATCGCGGCACGTCTCATCGACGGCGACGAGGCGATGACCTGGCCCGTGCTGGCACTCATGGCGGGCTTCGGACTGGTCGTGGGCCTGGTGAACGGACTGGTCACCACGCTGCTGAGGGTGCCGTCGATCATCACCACGCTCGGCACGATGCTCGTCCTCTTCGGCGCCGTGCGCTTCTGGACCGGCGGCGCGCCCACGGGAGCGCTCTCGGAGGCCTTCCGCGTGCCGGGCCGCAACGGGATCGAGAACGTCCCCGTCCTGTACCAGATCCCGTGGGCGCTGCTGATCGCGGTCGCCGTCGTGGTGGCCGGTGTGCTGCTGATGCGCTCCCCGTACGGGCGCACGCTGATGGCCACCGGTGACAACGACACCGCCGCCGCCTTCTCCGGCGTGCGCGTGTGGTCGGTGCGCACGCTGGCCTTCGTGGCGTCGTCCCTGCTGGCCACGCTCGCGGCGGTGCTCATCGGCGGCTACGCCGGCGTGACCGCCCAGGTCGGCCAGGGCCTGGAGTTCACCGCCATCACCGCGGTGGTCCTGGGCGGCGTGGTCCTGGGCGGCGGACGCGGCACCGTGCTCGCCGCCGCTCTCGGAGCCCTCACCGTGGAGGCGCTCTTCACCCTCTTCAACCAGCTCTACCTGCCCTCGACGATCCAGCCGGCGGCGCAGGGACTCATCATCATCGCCGCGGTGGCCTACGCCTCGCGCCGCGGCGAGCTCCGACTGCCCGGGCGCCCACGGCGGCGACCGGACCACCCGACCGAGCACACGCTCGGCTCTTCGAGGAGGTAA